A stretch of the Cucurbita pepo subsp. pepo cultivar mu-cu-16 chromosome LG16, ASM280686v2, whole genome shotgun sequence genome encodes the following:
- the LOC111777161 gene encoding protein MKS1-like, whose protein sequence is MNPPGYPAGGSPRKKEIQLQGPRPPQLRVSQDSRKIKKPPPHPQPIPPAGRPPLPPGAGATQWPQPLIIYDISPKVIHVPENNFMSVVQRLTGLSSSGAAAPDGDLSPAARLAAIEKASPRPEREREIDVSEMMDLGEISVELWQTPGILSPAPASLAPIPTGFFSPATELQNLSYSLIQELSPHWPSPSALFSPISSPNLFNNLFDF, encoded by the coding sequence GGGATATCCCGCCGGCGGCAGCCCCAGAAAGAAGGAGATCCAGCTACAGGGTCCCCGTCCGCCGCAACTCCGCGTCAGTCAAGATTCCCGCAAAATCAAGAAGCCGCCGCCACACCCTCAACCGATTCCCCCAGCCGGACGCCCACCTCTCCCACCCGGCGCCGGCGCCACCCAATGGCCTCAGCCACTCATCATCTACGACATCTCCCCTAAAGTCATCCACGTCCCAGAGAACAACTTCATGTCCGTCGTCCAACGACTCACTGGACTCTCTTCCTCCGGCGCCGCCGCCCCCGACGGCGATCTCTCCCCAGCGGCGAGGCTGGCCGCAATCGAGAAAGCCAGTCCCCGAccggaaagagaaagagaaatcgACGTTAGCGAGATGATGGATTTGGGGGAGATTTCGGTGGAGTTATGGCAAACCCCTGGAATCCTATCTCCGGCTCCGGCGAGTCTTGCTCCGATTCCGACAGGGTTTTTCTCGCCGGCGACTGAGCTTCAAAATTTGTCGTATTCGTTAATTCAGGAGCTGAGCCCTCATTGGCCAAGCCCTTCTGCTCTGTTTTCCCCAATTTCTTCACCAAATCTTTTCAACAATCTCTTTGATTTCTag
- the LOC111777160 gene encoding uncharacterized protein LOC111777160: MAMKSAASVALRGLRSFSSRSSISAPINKDPNADLLVSDIAGTYGRTLRERMTNYMATLDINSQIGSCMPLSAMRIGTIIHNIEMNPGQGGKLVRAAGTCAKILKEPTSRYCLVRLPSGTEKLIDSKCRATIGQVSNPSHGTRKLRKAGQSRWLGRRPVVRGVAMNPVDHPHGGGEGRSKSSGSFGKGSRTPWGKPTKCGYKTGPLKRKK, encoded by the exons ATGGCTATGAAATCCGCGGCCTCGGTTGCTCTTCGGGGCCTCAGGAGTTTCTCTTCCAGAAGTTCTATTTCAGCTCCGATCAATAAGGATCCGAACGCCGACCTCTTAGTTTCTG ATATAGCTGGGACATATGGTCGGACATTACGTGAACGAATGACAAATTACATGGCTACCCTTGACATCAATTCACAAATTGGAAGCTGTATGCCACTTTCTGCTATGCGCATTGGTACGATTATCCACAACATCGAGATGAATCCAGGTCAAGGCGGGAAGCTCGTGCGGGCAGCAGGAACATGTGCAAAGATATTAAAAGAGCCAACGTCAAGATACTGCCTGGTGAGACTCCCATCAGGTACAGAGAAGTTGATCGACTCTAAGTGCAGGGCGACAATCGGTCAGGTGTCTAACCCAAGCCATGGAACCCGAAAACTGAGAAAGGCAGGGCAAAGTAGGTGGTTGGGTCGACGACCAGTGGTTCGAGGAGTGGCGATGAACCCGGTGGATCATCCTCATGGAGGAGGTGAGGGTAGGAGCAAGAGTAGTGGGAGCTTTGGGAAAGGGTCTCGCACACCCTGGGGGAAGCCAACTAAGTGTGGTTACAAGACTGGACCTCTCAAACGCAAAAAATAG